A genomic region of Plasmodium malariae genome assembly, chromosome: 14 contains the following coding sequences:
- the PmUG01_14036000 gene encoding N2,N2-dimethylguanosine tRNA methyltransferase, putative, translating to MIGIGNERGKNEKRKRKFIEENKKIFYRKGNGSNKKNETENKFEEGEVGGAYYNEDNKYIFEGSVKIKNKNKHLFYNKAQVYNRDMSIILIKALEIYLKNKNKDNGKTLFRGFNVIELLSASGIRSIRYVKELRETINHIITNDIDKYACKQIRRNFKRNNINKDKYTILCNDANSVMNILNIDNIYTKKRNNKKLDIGFTYINNIINYNSYFKQALKFLKFLTYYNRVKSNNNESKEDIQDSDSTAFSNNDDVNTKIDLIEDESDQYDETNYNSLTHCSDRDDAISGNESAKKELNEHKTVEGDDVHQDVESVDVEAQNGEQNRKVHNERMHNEGMHNEGIQNHYGKENISESTLDDLIKKSKLMEKYIFDIIDIDPYGSSIEYLESCLKYGRSNFFILITNTDMRILNGKFPDVSFYKYNSMIFSKKVNYNNEYSIRVLFYKIKTIASKYKKCIIPFLSLNIYFYIRILIQVLDDALQTKDLCIDSGLVYQCTNCSSFYINPLASKKDVNVSVTDNNNNDNNDNNNNNNSKRRKKNKKKYSFPNGNRDLLENGSENKKEKLLNTEFCKQVEIVRNGENTENAQNFEKVEKVENGGEATENAKSTIIGYKYKSSKLQISNKCEECGGDILIGGPIYIGKLHNADFILTCISLLENLEEYNLNTIKTRDRILINFRCLKQEINIPLYYNMPALFRNFKICSFSRKLLVNALVNLNYEVSYFHKDPDSVKTNAPNNVFMDIFRAIIYKINSKKRSFNSVDGKNDELDGINNKNCKEGNENTQKKVYSINTIKDEKLKKKLLTYEFFKKNSSFDNINISNYKKDKTHLKLFTIENPEPFWGPMKKHFERN from the coding sequence atgatagGGATTGGTAAtgaaagaggaaaaaatgaGAAGCGAAAAAGAAAGTTtatagaagaaaataaaaaaatattttacagaAAAGGTAATGGAAGCAATAAAAAGAATGAGACGGAAAATAAATTCGAGGAAGGAGAAGTAGGAGGGGCATACTACAATGaagataataaatatatatttgaaggcagtgtgaaaataaaaaacaagaataaacaccttttttataataaggCACAAGTATATAATCGGGATATgagtataattttaataaaagcaTTGGAaatctatttaaaaaataaaaataaggacAATGGAAAAACACTATTCAGAGGATTTAATGTTATTGAATTGTTAAGTGCAAGCGGAATAAGAAGCATAAGATATGTGAAAGAATTAAGGGAAACGATAAATCATATAATAACAAACGATATTGACAAATATGCTTGTAAGCAAATaagaagaaattttaaaagaaataacataaataaagataaatacACAATTCTATGCAACGATGCTAATAGtgttatgaatatattaaacattgataatatatatacaaagaaAAGGAACAATAAGAAATTGGATATAGGTTTCacttatattaataacataattaattataatagttATTTCAAACAAgcgttaaaatttttaaaatttttaacatattacAACAGAGTAAAAAGCAATAATAATGAGAGTAAAGAAGACATACAAGATAGTGACTCCACCGCATTTTCAAATAACGATGATGTTAATACTAAAATAGATTTAATAGAAGATGAATCGGACCAGTATGACGAAACCAACTATAATAGCTTGACGCATTGTAGTGATAGGGATGATGCTATTAGTGGAAATGAATCagcaaaaaaagaattgaACGAGCATAAAACTGTTGAGGGGGACGATGTGCACCAAGATGTGGAATCAGTAGATGTAGAAGCTCAAAATGGAGAACAAAACAGAAAGGTACACAACGAAAGGATGCATAACGAAGGGATGCATAATGAAGGAATACAAAACCATTATggaaaggaaaatattagTGAAAGCACTCTTGatgatttaattaaaaaaagcaaattaatggaaaaatatatattcgaTATAATAGATATAGATCCATATGGATCATCAATAGAATATCTTGAAAGTTGCTTAAAATATGGTagaagtaatttttttattttaataacaaaTACAGATATGAGGATATTGAATGGAAAGTTTCCAGACGTATCCttttataagtataataGTATGATATTTAGTAAAAAAGTAAACTACAATAATGAATACAGTATAAGAgtcttattttataaaataaaaacaattgcttctaaatataaaaagtgtATTATTCCCTTTTTATCTCtcaatatttacttttatattcgTATATTGATACAAGTATTGGATGATGCTTTACAAACAAAGGACCTTTGCATTGATAGTGGCTTAGTGTACCAGTGCACCAATTGTTCTAGCTTTTACATTAACCCTTTAGCATCTAAAAAAGATGTAAATGTGTCTGTAACAGATAACAACaacaatgataataatgataataataataataataactcaaaaagaaggaaaaaaaataaaaagaaatattcttTTCCTAATGGTAATCGTGATCTTTTAGAAAATGGAAGTGAAAATAAGAAGGAAAAACTTTTGAACACTGAATTTTGTAAACAGGTTGAAATTGTTAGGAATGGTGAGAATACAGAAAATGCACAGAATTTCGAAAAAGTGGAAAAGGTAGAAAATGGTGGAGAAGCAACGGAAAATGCAAAGAGTACGATAATTggatataaatacaaaagtaGCAAATTACAAATATCGAATAAATGTGAAGAATGCGGAGGGGATATACTAATAGGTGgacctatatatataggaaaaTTACATAATGCTGATTTTATACTCACATGTATATCATTATTAGAGAATTTAGAGgagtataatttaaatacaataaaaacaaGAGATaggatattaataaattttagatgtttaaaacaagaaataaatataccattatattataatatgcCAGCTTTatttagaaattttaaaatatgctcATTTTCCAGAAAATTACTGGTTAATGCATTGGTCAATTTGAATTATGAAGTTTCTTATTTTCACAAGGATCCGGATAGTGTAAAAACGAATGCACCTAACAACGTTTTTATGGATATATTCCGcgctattatatataaaattaattcgaaaaaaagaagcttTAATTCTGTCGATGGAAAAAACGATGAATTAGATGGAATAAACAACAAAAATTGTAAAGAAGGGAATGAAAATACACAGAAAAAAGTGTATTCTATAAATACTATTaaagatgaaaaattaaagaaaaagttattaacatatgaattttttaaaaaaaattcttcatttgataacattaatatttcgaattataaaaaagataaaacccaccttaaattatttactatAGAAAACCCTGAGCCTTTTTGGGGACCaatgaaaaaacattttGAAAGAAATTAA